In Myxococcales bacterium, the DNA window TACAGAGCGCGAGCTCGCGTTCGTTCGCGCAAACGGCGTGGAGCGGTGGGTCGACGCGATGGACGCCGTCGCGGACGAGGTCGACCTCTTCGACATGTTTCGAGCTGACATCCCGCTCCCCTCGTGATCCGGGCGTGCCACGGCATTGGGTGCCGAGCGCTCATCGCGGTGCGGCGCCGCGTGCGCAGATGCGCCTCCCCCTGGCCGCTCGGAGGGTGCGCGGAGTGAAGGCCTGCCGCGGGGGCCGCGGCGGGTGCGGTCGGCGGAGCCATCGCGGGCGGAATTGGGGCAGGCAAGGGCGGCGGGCGTGGAAAGAACCGGCTGACACCGGACCCTGCCGCCCAAGGACCTCACTCGACGTTCAAACGCGGCCCCAACGGGCAAATCTCGAATTATGCTACGTACGAGTCGAACCCGAAGAATCCATCGGGTTTTGACCTCGGCAAGCGCGTCGATGTGACAGGCTCGCCCCACCGGAATCCGAATGGTACTCAAGTCCCTACTCCCCACGTTCACGAGAGCGGCACCAACGGAGCTCGGCCGGCCCGTCCCGACGAGCTGCCATGAATGAGCTCGTCCTGCTCCAGGAGTGGTTCGCCGCTCAGTGCGACGGTGACTGGGAGCACGGTGACGGCGTTCGTATCGAGTCGCTCGACAACCCCGGCTGGCTCGTCACGATCGATCTGGGGCGGTCCGCTGCTCTTGAAGAAGACACCGTCCTCGTGCGAGCACGGAGGAGTGAGCACGACTGGGTCGATGCCGAAGTGCGCGGGGGCGCCTTCGTCGGCGCGGGCGGGCCGGGAAACCTGACGGAGATTCTGCGGGTCTTCCTTGCGCATGTGGGTTCGCTCGCGCACGCTTCGTCCTGACCTCGCAAGCCAGCGCTCGACCCTGCGGTCGGCAATCCCATCGAGGGCGGGCCGTGCGCAAACTGCGGCCAGCCCGTGGACATCGGCAATTCACGCGGGCATCATGTCGTTCGCCCTTCGGATGGTGGAAGAACGGTGCCCTCCAACCACGCCGAGGTGTGCGTAGAGTGCCACGTCGAAGTGCATAGGTGACTCACCATGAAGGACGAGACGAGGCTCAGCATCGCGGCGAACATCGAGCGGTACGGCTACCATGCGGTCGTCGTGGCCGGTGGCGCTACGCCTCGGTGGGTCTATACGATTGGCCTATGCGAGACGGTGGGGGTCGAGCTGCTGTTCGCGGGCGGAGTCTACTACCTGAAAGACGAAGTGCTCGAGCTCATGGAGCAGGTGTCGAAGTCCTCGTTCGATGATGCAGAGTGCAGCCAGGCCCAACGCATAGCCTCCCTGGGCGTCGAGGTCGTCAAGG includes these proteins:
- a CDS encoding immunity 53 family protein produces the protein MNELVLLQEWFAAQCDGDWEHGDGVRIESLDNPGWLVTIDLGRSAALEEDTVLVRARRSEHDWVDAEVRGGAFVGAGGPGNLTEILRVFLAHVGSLAHASS
- a CDS encoding HNH endonuclease is translated as MDIGNSRGHHVVRPSDGGRTVPSNHAEVCVECHVEVHR